One part of the Corynebacterium aurimucosum ATCC 700975 genome encodes these proteins:
- a CDS encoding LutB/LldF family L-lactate oxidation iron-sulfur protein: MTSFLDTTPPRAPEGYGNLRGSKAFVPLAHVGLNNATQRRNLHHATTTIRDKRQHAVDETPDWEQLRDAGSALKDDVAVRMGELLLQFEEQVTKRGGIVHWARDAKEANEIIEGLIRETGETDVVKIKSMATQEIALNEHLEEAGIHAQETDLAELIVQLGEDKPSHILVPAIHRNRAEIRDIFVNEMPNTDDSLKAEPAELAEASRQFLREQFMKAKVAISGANFGVAETGTINIVESEGNGRMCLTLPETLITVMGIEKLVPTFQDLEVFLQLLPRSSTAERMNPYTSMWSGVTEGDGPQNFHIVLLDNGRTAALSSPKGHEALKCIRCSACLNVCPVYERAGGHAYGSVYPGPIGISLTPQLTGMKDHNDPSASLPYACSLCGRCDEVCPVRIPLSQVILENRYQKVTNATPPVEEKLFQVVELVWKNPKIWNQITHMVALGRVLGGFNGVIDKLPLFMSGWSEVRDTAVPPKKSFRQWFDTDEAQELLAQAKKEGIK; the protein is encoded by the coding sequence ATGACTTCCTTCCTCGACACCACTCCTCCGCGCGCTCCTGAAGGCTACGGCAACCTGCGCGGCTCGAAGGCCTTCGTGCCGCTGGCTCACGTGGGTCTCAACAACGCCACCCAGCGCCGCAACCTGCACCACGCCACCACCACGATTCGTGACAAGCGCCAGCACGCCGTTGATGAAACACCGGACTGGGAGCAGCTTCGCGACGCCGGCTCTGCACTCAAGGATGACGTCGCCGTTCGCATGGGCGAACTGCTGCTCCAATTCGAAGAGCAGGTGACCAAGCGCGGAGGCATCGTCCACTGGGCACGCGACGCCAAGGAAGCCAACGAGATCATCGAGGGGCTTATCCGCGAAACCGGTGAGACCGACGTGGTCAAGATTAAGTCCATGGCTACCCAGGAAATCGCTCTCAACGAGCACCTGGAAGAGGCCGGCATCCACGCCCAGGAAACTGACCTGGCGGAGCTCATCGTCCAGCTGGGTGAGGACAAGCCTTCCCATATTCTGGTCCCGGCTATTCACCGCAACCGCGCGGAGATCCGTGACATCTTTGTCAACGAGATGCCGAATACGGATGACTCCCTCAAGGCCGAGCCGGCGGAGCTGGCCGAAGCATCCCGCCAGTTCCTGCGCGAGCAGTTCATGAAGGCTAAGGTCGCCATCTCCGGCGCTAACTTCGGTGTGGCAGAAACAGGCACCATCAACATCGTGGAGTCCGAGGGCAATGGCCGCATGTGTCTGACCTTGCCGGAGACCCTCATTACCGTGATGGGTATTGAGAAGCTGGTTCCCACCTTCCAGGACCTCGAGGTCTTCCTGCAGCTGCTGCCGCGCTCCTCCACCGCCGAGCGCATGAACCCGTACACCTCGATGTGGTCTGGTGTTACCGAAGGCGACGGCCCGCAGAACTTCCACATCGTGCTGTTGGATAACGGCCGTACCGCTGCGCTGTCCTCCCCCAAGGGCCACGAAGCACTCAAGTGCATTCGCTGCTCGGCCTGCCTGAACGTCTGCCCGGTCTACGAGCGCGCCGGCGGCCACGCTTATGGCTCGGTCTACCCTGGCCCGATTGGCATTTCGCTGACGCCGCAGCTGACAGGTATGAAGGACCACAATGATCCGTCGGCAAGCTTGCCCTATGCCTGCTCCCTGTGCGGCCGCTGCGACGAGGTATGCCCAGTGCGCATTCCTCTCTCCCAGGTCATTCTGGAAAACCGCTATCAGAAGGTCACTAACGCCACCCCGCCTGTCGAAGAGAAGCTCTTCCAGGTAGTTGAGTTGGTGTGGAAGAATCCGAAGATTTGGAACCAGATCACCCACATGGTGGCACTCGGCCGTGTCCTCGGTGGTTTCAACGGGGTCATCGACAAGCTGCCGCTGTTCATGTCTGGTTGGTCCGAGGTGCGCGATACTGCCGTTCCGCCGAAGAAGTCCTTCCGCCAATGGTTCGACACTGACGAAGCTCAAGAACTCCTCGCCCAAGCCAAGAAGGAGGGCATCAAGTGA
- a CDS encoding LutC/YkgG family protein: MTTAKEEILNRISAAQKQAGLPDHVDIPREYQKEGTLNEEELRDMLVDRLEDYKADVHVTDESGLNSTLVGILKERGCSNVVYAPGMDAGLLDGFEGTITPDDNAKDPRELDAVDAVVTESHVTSAQTGTIVLESNETCGRRALTLVPDRHVCIVRKDQIVYGVPEMVSRMNPERPATWISGPSATSDIELSRVEGVHGPRDLIVVIVK, from the coding sequence GTGACCACCGCCAAAGAGGAAATCCTCAACCGCATTTCAGCCGCCCAGAAGCAGGCCGGCCTGCCGGACCACGTAGACATTCCGCGCGAGTACCAGAAGGAAGGCACGCTCAACGAAGAGGAGCTGCGGGACATGCTGGTGGACCGCCTCGAGGACTACAAGGCTGATGTGCACGTCACCGATGAGTCTGGGTTGAACTCCACCCTCGTGGGCATCCTGAAGGAGCGCGGCTGCTCGAACGTCGTCTACGCACCCGGCATGGACGCTGGGCTTCTGGACGGCTTCGAGGGAACCATCACCCCTGATGACAACGCCAAGGACCCGCGCGAGCTCGACGCTGTCGATGCCGTGGTGACCGAATCCCACGTCACCTCCGCGCAGACCGGCACCATCGTGCTCGAGTCCAATGAGACCTGTGGCCGCCGTGCGTTGACCCTGGTACCGGACCGTCACGTCTGCATCGTGCGCAAGGACCAGATTGTCTACGGTGTCCCGGAGATGGTCTCCCGAATGAACCCTGAGCGCCCGGCAACGTGGATCTCGGGTCCTTCCGCGACCTCGGATATCGAGCTCTCCCGCGTGGAGGGTGTCCACGGCCCACGTGATCTCATTGTGGTGATTGTTAAGTAG
- a CDS encoding (Fe-S)-binding protein yields MRIALFSTCIGDSLFPDAHKATALILSRLGYDVVFPEEQTCCGQMHINTGYQEQTLGMIRTYADAFADPSIDYVVSASGSCVGAVREQHEMIADRFGTSADVDGAKKAAGKTLDLPEFLVDVAGVTNVGAFFPHRVTYHPSCHGLRFLKLGDRPYQLLKEVEGIDLAPLPNAEECCGFGGTFALKNAEVSAAMVGDKTRHIRETEAEYVTGGDSSCLMNIGGALARQRSGVRAIHLAEILASTKEHPWTPTSAAYSKEKML; encoded by the coding sequence ATGCGAATAGCATTATTTTCCACTTGCATCGGTGATTCACTCTTCCCCGATGCCCATAAGGCCACGGCCCTCATTCTCTCTCGCTTGGGCTACGACGTCGTTTTCCCAGAAGAGCAAACCTGCTGCGGCCAGATGCACATCAACACCGGCTACCAGGAGCAGACCTTGGGCATGATCCGCACCTACGCGGACGCCTTTGCCGACCCCTCCATCGACTACGTGGTCTCCGCCTCCGGCTCCTGCGTGGGCGCCGTGCGCGAGCAGCACGAGATGATCGCTGATCGTTTCGGTACCTCCGCCGATGTGGACGGCGCCAAGAAGGCAGCCGGCAAGACTTTGGATCTGCCGGAGTTTCTTGTCGACGTCGCCGGGGTCACCAACGTCGGCGCCTTCTTCCCGCACCGCGTGACCTACCACCCCTCCTGCCACGGCCTGCGCTTTCTCAAGTTGGGTGACCGCCCGTACCAGCTCCTTAAGGAGGTCGAAGGAATCGACCTCGCCCCGCTGCCTAATGCGGAAGAGTGCTGTGGTTTCGGTGGCACCTTCGCCCTTAAGAATGCCGAGGTTTCCGCAGCGATGGTTGGTGACAAGACCCGCCACATCCGCGAAACCGAGGCCGAGTACGTCACCGGCGGTGACTCCTCCTGCCTGATGAACATCGGTGGCGCTCTGGCTCGCCAGCGCTCCGGTGTTCGCGCTATCCACTTGGCGGAAATCCTCGCCTCCACCAAGGAACACCCGTGGACTCCTACCTCTGCGGCCTACTCCAAGGAGAAGATGCTCTAA
- a CDS encoding alpha/beta fold hydrolase has product MRLSRVLGSVLGPVAVAAGLVAAPAVAHADQPTIKWGPCPEGVTEERAECGHVTAPTYHDAPEKGTIDVGLIRLKATGNRQGTLFTNPGGPGGDAYGWVSSAAWPEEIKQGYDIIGVQPRGLRESGEVNCTSSEVGGNPLAQLTKIGAITRDDCEKNTPGYTDSLTTENTAKDWEVVRQALGEEKINIAGLSYGTFLGSTYATLYPQHTDKVVLDSGMNPNMAWNQIFASQQAGYENALHDFFAYVAKNDATYHAGKTPLKAYERWSQIVAKEAGVRPTVLPPNAQIGDLPPGLEFAGQPGANVMTATGELRVQAEHLAGKVRNPQAVQASSQTLSATRELLPRPETWDALAKHIGGVEPINFEEQAAQQPQQDPEKAQQQLVNAMSMQNIIMCNENTAPTDPTLIPAFLWSNYVTIDPFTLFNSMYASGAGCGGRAPVNTPIAVSGANLQTKPLQIQATGDPQTPYAFYRGLSDPMQSRVVTVHGPGHGHFAMGNKAVDQIVVDYLRTGEVHTADAPGFFDQPQTQEQPA; this is encoded by the coding sequence ATGCGTCTTTCTCGCGTTTTAGGCTCGGTGCTGGGACCCGTAGCTGTTGCTGCCGGCCTGGTTGCCGCGCCCGCTGTCGCCCACGCAGACCAGCCCACCATCAAGTGGGGCCCGTGCCCGGAGGGGGTCACAGAGGAGCGCGCCGAGTGCGGGCACGTTACGGCTCCGACCTATCACGATGCGCCGGAAAAGGGCACCATCGACGTCGGACTCATTCGCCTCAAGGCCACCGGAAACCGTCAGGGCACCCTGTTTACCAACCCGGGTGGCCCGGGCGGCGACGCGTATGGCTGGGTGAGTAGCGCAGCGTGGCCGGAGGAAATCAAGCAGGGCTACGACATCATTGGTGTGCAGCCGCGAGGTTTGCGCGAGTCCGGAGAAGTGAACTGCACGTCCAGCGAAGTGGGCGGAAACCCGCTGGCGCAGCTGACGAAGATCGGCGCAATTACCCGCGATGACTGCGAAAAGAACACCCCGGGTTACACCGATTCCCTGACCACGGAGAACACTGCTAAGGACTGGGAAGTTGTGCGCCAGGCGCTCGGCGAGGAGAAGATCAACATCGCCGGTCTCTCCTACGGCACCTTCTTGGGCTCCACCTATGCCACGCTTTACCCGCAGCACACCGACAAGGTTGTGCTGGACTCCGGAATGAATCCGAACATGGCCTGGAACCAGATCTTCGCCTCCCAGCAGGCAGGCTACGAGAATGCTCTCCATGACTTCTTCGCGTACGTGGCCAAGAATGACGCCACTTACCACGCCGGAAAGACCCCGCTGAAGGCCTACGAGCGCTGGTCCCAGATCGTGGCCAAGGAAGCAGGCGTGCGCCCGACTGTGCTTCCGCCCAACGCCCAGATTGGTGACCTCCCGCCTGGGCTGGAGTTCGCTGGCCAACCCGGCGCCAACGTCATGACGGCCACGGGAGAGCTGCGCGTGCAGGCAGAGCACCTTGCAGGCAAGGTACGCAACCCGCAGGCTGTCCAAGCTTCCTCGCAGACGCTGAGCGCGACCCGTGAGCTTCTCCCCCGCCCCGAGACGTGGGACGCACTGGCCAAGCACATCGGCGGTGTTGAGCCCATAAACTTTGAGGAGCAGGCCGCACAGCAGCCTCAGCAGGACCCGGAAAAGGCACAGCAGCAGCTTGTCAACGCGATGAGCATGCAGAACATCATTATGTGCAATGAGAACACCGCGCCGACGGATCCGACTCTTATTCCGGCGTTCCTCTGGTCGAACTACGTCACGATTGACCCCTTCACGCTGTTTAACTCGATGTACGCCTCCGGCGCTGGTTGCGGTGGCCGCGCGCCGGTCAACACCCCGATTGCCGTCTCCGGTGCAAACCTGCAGACCAAGCCGCTGCAGATTCAGGCCACCGGTGACCCGCAGACCCCGTACGCTTTCTACCGCGGTCTCTCGGATCCGATGCAGTCCCGCGTGGTGACTGTGCACGGCCCGGGTCACGGCCACTTCGCGATGGGCAACAAGGCCGTGGACCAGATTGTGGTTGATTACCTGCGCACCGGTGAGGTCCACACCGCTGATGCCCCAGGCTTCTTTGACCAGCCCCAGACACAGGAGCAGCCAGCCTAG